A part of Limihaloglobus sulfuriphilus genomic DNA contains:
- a CDS encoding IS1634 family transposase, with product MFLAFEGCFDSGFGFGTDLPYCIGEFLCDNLGMYLKKHRRKKNGKCNTYYSIAEKRKVSGYRHVEKVVLYLGEISGSQKKAWQRSIEIINEDNKPVHKTLFAFDQDNQSCHDVDTIPVNISKMRLERPRRFGDCWLASEMWDQLGFDRFWSERIDTDRSPVAFSKVLKLLTVSRLIKPSAEYFVHQHWFSQSAMDAILDCDFEIAEKNRLYRCLDRILPYKEELCKYLKDTWQGMFNLEYDILLYDITSTYFEGLCKQNPKAEFGHSKDRRSDCRQVLIALVVTPEGFPLDYEVLQGNTSEKTTLRPLLNKIETMYGKANRVWLMDRGIPTEATLKFMRKNNISYLVGTPRRQLDDYSSELSEKDWEQVNSSVHVKYIEKEGECYVLARSRDRMQKERAMRKRKLRKYLDGLEKLKGYRNYERFYKRLGALQSQAGNAYRCVELDIPGQKERIEAGEFRYHINRQKYRDMIYRDGKYFLRTNQKGKDGKALWNEYMLQCNVEQSFRELKSDLGIRPVYHHKEERVDAHIFVAFISYCLQVTLRHKLRVSACGLTAQAALETMSRIQMLDVTFETLDGRYLLMERYTEPEADQRLILHHLNMDLPLQKPPKIYSSQVKD from the coding sequence ATGTTTCTGGCCTTTGAGGGGTGTTTCGATTCTGGATTTGGCTTTGGTACAGACCTGCCCTATTGCATAGGTGAATTTCTATGCGATAATTTGGGTATGTATTTGAAAAAGCACAGGCGTAAAAAGAACGGTAAATGCAACACCTATTACAGTATTGCTGAGAAGCGGAAGGTCTCCGGTTATCGGCATGTGGAGAAGGTGGTTCTTTACCTTGGTGAGATCAGCGGCTCTCAAAAGAAGGCCTGGCAGAGATCAATTGAGATAATCAACGAAGATAACAAACCTGTACACAAAACTCTTTTTGCTTTTGATCAGGACAACCAGAGCTGTCACGATGTTGATACGATACCGGTTAACATCTCAAAGATGAGACTGGAACGACCGCGTAGGTTTGGCGATTGCTGGCTGGCTTCTGAAATGTGGGATCAGCTTGGTTTTGACCGCTTCTGGTCAGAGCGGATTGATACAGACAGATCGCCGGTCGCATTCTCAAAAGTCCTCAAGTTGCTTACGGTGAGCAGGCTGATAAAACCTTCTGCCGAATACTTTGTCCATCAGCACTGGTTCAGCCAGAGTGCTATGGACGCCATTCTTGATTGTGATTTTGAGATTGCCGAGAAAAACAGGCTCTACCGTTGTCTTGACCGTATCCTTCCATACAAAGAGGAACTTTGCAAATACCTTAAAGACACCTGGCAAGGAATGTTCAACCTTGAGTACGACATCCTGCTCTATGATATCACCAGCACGTATTTCGAGGGGCTATGCAAGCAGAATCCCAAGGCAGAATTCGGCCACAGCAAAGACAGACGCAGTGATTGCAGACAGGTGCTGATAGCCCTTGTTGTTACGCCGGAGGGCTTTCCTCTTGACTATGAAGTACTTCAGGGAAATACATCTGAAAAGACGACATTAAGACCCCTGCTCAACAAGATAGAAACAATGTACGGCAAGGCCAACAGGGTCTGGCTGATGGACAGGGGCATACCAACGGAAGCTACGCTCAAGTTCATGCGTAAGAACAATATAAGCTATCTTGTTGGCACACCCCGCAGACAGCTCGATGATTATAGCAGTGAACTTTCTGAAAAGGACTGGGAGCAGGTAAACAGCAGTGTTCATGTGAAATACATCGAAAAAGAGGGCGAATGCTATGTCCTTGCCAGGAGCAGGGATCGTATGCAAAAGGAGAGGGCCATGCGTAAAAGAAAACTGCGTAAATATCTTGACGGACTTGAAAAACTCAAGGGATATCGCAATTATGAACGTTTTTATAAACGCCTTGGGGCTTTGCAATCACAGGCCGGTAACGCTTATAGATGTGTGGAGCTCGATATTCCGGGGCAAAAGGAGCGGATTGAAGCCGGCGAATTCAGGTATCACATAAACCGGCAGAAATACCGTGATATGATCTATCGTGACGGCAAGTACTTTTTGCGGACCAATCAGAAGGGCAAGGATGGTAAGGCACTCTGGAATGAGTATATGCTGCAGTGCAACGTTGAGCAGTCTTTCAGAGAACTCAAGAGTGATCTTGGCATTCGCCCTGTATATCACCATAAAGAAGAGCGTGTTGATGCCCATATCTTTGTGGCGTTTATAAGCTATTGCCTGCAGGTGACATTGCGGCATAAGCTGCGGGTGAGTGCCTGTGGCCTAACCGCACAGGCTGCCCTGGAAACGATGAGCCGTATCCAGATGCTTGATGTAACATTTGAAACACTTGACGGTCGGTACCTCTTGATGGAGAGATACACCGAGCCCGAGGCAGATCAGCGTCTGATACTGCACCACCTGAACATGGATCTGCCGCTGCAGAAGCCACCCAAAATATACAGCAGCCAGGTCAAAGATTAA
- a CDS encoding PCRF domain-containing protein, with translation MNKNLLMAAVFTAVISIFMCGCGSDEPTPAGPETASGQAQSAGSSAGKIAVDLQSSIAELTQKAQQMNTDQLMQTAQKYKQAVVEKYDELKGVQAKLEDFSVTDLLSDEAKQVKSEVEEIKSSISSLKDRFKIYYDRLVELKADVSELKLPV, from the coding sequence ATGAATAAAAACTTACTTATGGCGGCAGTTTTTACAGCAGTAATCAGTATCTTCATGTGCGGATGCGGCAGTGATGAGCCTACGCCCGCAGGCCCGGAAACCGCTTCAGGACAGGCCCAATCCGCCGGCTCTTCTGCCGGGAAAATCGCGGTTGACCTGCAAAGCTCAATTGCAGAGCTCACACAAAAGGCGCAGCAGATGAATACTGACCAGCTTATGCAGACAGCCCAAAAGTATAAACAAGCTGTTGTAGAGAAATACGATGAGCTCAAAGGCGTTCAGGCCAAACTTGAGGACTTCTCGGTTACAGACCTTCTTTCTGATGAAGCAAAACAGGTTAAATCAGAAGTTGAAGAGATTAAAAGCTCTATCTCCAGCCTCAAAGACCGTTTTAAAATATATTATGACAGGCTCGTTGAGTTAAAAGCTGATGTATCTGAGCTGAAACTGCCTGTATAA